A single region of the Pseudalkalibacillus berkeleyi genome encodes:
- a CDS encoding AAA family ATPase, with protein MFFVQMAGFPGSGKSTLARELAKNTGAIIIDHDIVKSALMETPEANTIDTINAGIISYNIEWALIDFHLFQGETSVILDSPCFYVEGLEKGLNISKKHNVKYKYIECFLDDINEINDRLSKRKNKISQIQKVKSEEVFKSAIQNSKHPSDSKYLVIDTRQPLQSYIQEAIDYINE; from the coding sequence ATGTTTTTCGTTCAAATGGCAGGTTTTCCAGGTTCAGGAAAATCTACACTTGCTAGGGAATTAGCTAAGAATACTGGAGCAATCATAATTGATCATGACATAGTAAAATCTGCTTTAATGGAGACACCTGAAGCAAATACAATTGATACAATAAATGCCGGAATAATATCATACAATATCGAATGGGCTTTAATTGATTTCCACTTATTTCAGGGTGAAACCAGTGTAATACTAGATAGTCCGTGTTTCTATGTTGAAGGACTAGAAAAGGGATTGAATATATCGAAGAAGCATAATGTGAAATATAAATATATTGAGTGCTTCTTAGATGACATTAATGAAATAAATGATAGGTTAAGCAAACGGAAAAATAAGATAAGTCAAATACAAAAGGTGAAATCAGAAGAAGTTTTCAAATCTGCTATTCAAAATAGTAAACACCCTTCTGACAGCAAGTACCTTGTTATAGATACTAGACAACCATTACAAAGTTACATTCAAGAGGCTATTGATTATATAAATGAATAG
- a CDS encoding NUDIX hydrolase, producing the protein MDYIEHLRSMVGNEKVIMVVAGALVFDQKGRLLLQLRSDNEEWGIPGGFMDLNESVQDTAKREVYEETGLKLGHMDLFGIYSGPDKDKTFPNGDQVALVQVCFKCHHFDGILVEENHESLQNQFFSLDDIPENIFSEHRVIIDNLLSERITPIIG; encoded by the coding sequence ATGGATTATATAGAGCATTTGCGTTCAATGGTAGGTAATGAAAAGGTAATAATGGTAGTTGCTGGTGCGTTAGTATTTGATCAAAAAGGCCGATTATTACTTCAATTAAGATCAGACAATGAAGAATGGGGTATACCCGGTGGATTTATGGATTTAAATGAGTCTGTCCAAGACACTGCAAAAAGAGAGGTGTATGAGGAAACAGGCTTAAAACTGGGTCACATGGATTTGTTTGGAATTTATTCAGGACCAGATAAAGACAAAACATTTCCAAATGGAGATCAAGTTGCTTTAGTACAAGTTTGTTTTAAATGTCATCATTTTGATGGAATATTAGTTGAAGAAAATCATGAGTCACTTCAAAATCAGTTCTTTTCATTAGATGATATACCTGAAAACATTTTCTCTGAACATAGAGTAATAATTGATAATCTATTATCTGAAAGGATAACACCAATTATAGGTTGA
- a CDS encoding DUF523 domain-containing protein produces the protein MILVSSCLAGLEVRYDGHHSLDRNVRKLVDENKAVTICPELLCGFSTPREPAEIVGGDGEDVLNGKARVIDRSGRDVTQLYIKGAYTTLDKAIEIGATIVVLKENSPSCGSSMIYNGEFIGKKVLGNGVTTALLKRNGLRVISEKQFANGSY, from the coding sequence TTGATATTAGTGAGTTCCTGTTTAGCTGGGTTAGAGGTAAGGTATGACGGTCACCATAGTTTAGATAGAAATGTTAGAAAATTAGTTGACGAGAACAAAGCCGTAACTATCTGTCCTGAATTGCTCTGTGGATTTTCAACCCCAAGAGAACCTGCTGAAATAGTAGGCGGGGACGGAGAAGACGTCTTAAACGGGAAGGCGAGAGTCATTGATAGATCAGGAAGAGATGTAACCCAACTATACATTAAAGGAGCTTATACTACCTTAGATAAAGCAATAGAAATAGGTGCAACAATTGTAGTTCTTAAGGAGAATAGTCCATCTTGTGGAAGTTCTATGATCTATAATGGGGAATTCATCGGTAAAAAGGTTTTGGGTAATGGTGTTACTACAGCGTTATTAAAAAGAAATGGACTAAGAGTCATTTCAGAAAAGCAATTTGCTAACGGCTCATACTAA
- a CDS encoding class I SAM-dependent methyltransferase: protein MKETNYSIIADKYDKNQYRNQEVKKDYDLEEYINQHNNGSYNVLDLSCGTGLYLAKQVPLFSNVNIVWNGLDASKDMLKKASEKVNNVNLVHGYAENIPFETNTLDYISNNYAFHHYENKDSALDEIARVLKNDGVYKLHNIAIQKMPEWWVYKYFPSAYEEDLKRFWDDEFIYQELLKRGFKVSKRIEYRKEEILVADYIQYAQNRDISVLTLISDTDYEYGLEKMEEDLRLDPLKEITNDFAELFIISKKI, encoded by the coding sequence ATGAAAGAGACAAATTACTCTATAATTGCGGATAAGTATGATAAAAATCAATATAGAAATCAAGAAGTAAAGAAGGATTACGACTTAGAAGAATATATAAATCAACATAATAATGGCTCATATAATGTACTCGATCTATCATGTGGAACTGGTTTATACCTTGCAAAACAAGTGCCGCTGTTTTCAAATGTAAATATCGTTTGGAACGGCTTAGATGCTTCAAAGGACATGCTAAAAAAGGCTAGTGAGAAAGTTAATAATGTGAATTTAGTACATGGTTATGCTGAAAATATACCATTTGAAACTAACACTTTGGACTACATATCAAACAACTATGCATTCCATCATTACGAAAACAAAGACAGTGCGTTAGATGAAATAGCTCGTGTTTTGAAGAATGATGGAGTATATAAATTACATAATATTGCTATCCAAAAAATGCCTGAATGGTGGGTTTATAAGTATTTTCCGTCAGCCTATGAAGAAGATTTAAAAAGGTTTTGGGATGATGAATTTATCTACCAGGAACTTTTGAAGAGAGGATTTAAAGTTAGTAAAAGAATTGAATATCGTAAGGAAGAGATATTAGTCGCTGATTACATACAATATGCTCAAAACAGAGATATTTCTGTTCTAACTTTAATCAGTGATACAGACTATGAGTATGGTTTGGAGAAAATGGAAGAGGATTTACGATTAGATCCTCTTAAGGAAATCACTAATGATTTTGCAGAACTTTTTATTATCTCTAAAAAAATATAG
- a CDS encoding GNAT family N-acetyltransferase produces MAQISIQELNVENMYKCLNLKLAEDQVDRIAPNVYSIAESKVNSNFTPYAIHLDDEVIGFVMTEFDPTEIEERKYWIPRFMIDVSYQRKGYGKGAMQQVIDMFKKNDDCHYIGLSTEPDNYSALRFYESLGFINTGELLEEREAILLIKVRQ; encoded by the coding sequence ATGGCTCAAATATCAATTCAGGAATTAAATGTGGAAAATATGTATAAATGTCTAAACCTAAAGTTAGCGGAGGATCAAGTTGATCGAATCGCTCCAAATGTATACTCTATTGCAGAGTCCAAGGTAAATTCCAATTTTACACCGTACGCAATACATTTGGATGATGAAGTTATAGGTTTTGTAATGACGGAATTTGATCCAACCGAGATTGAAGAGAGGAAGTATTGGATTCCTAGATTTATGATTGATGTCTCTTATCAAAGAAAGGGATACGGGAAAGGGGCCATGCAACAAGTCATAGATATGTTCAAAAAGAATGATGACTGTCATTATATTGGCCTTTCAACAGAGCCAGATAATTATTCGGCACTTCGATTCTATGAGTCACTTGGCTTCATAAACACAGGCGAGTTGTTAGAGGAAAGAGAAGCTATTTTACTTATAAAAGTTAGACAGTAA
- a CDS encoding alpha/beta fold hydrolase: MNCKVRMGSIYYEDRGEGTPLLILHSLGTDHRAMKAWIEPIFKNINGYRRIYIDIPAHGNSLVDEKLSSTDDILLNILDFIDKVFPNENFSLIGFSYGGYLAQGILHFRQKQVKSICMLATALHLNERTLPNKVILEKDEDIFSTLESDIKSAFETLFVYQTKENLDCFLKEIQPGRLLANREFLTSNWKEKGYFFTEEPFLDVSEFQQPALVILGKQDNICGYEDYDFLLNKFPNSTFVILDKAGHMLTIEKRNIVQQLIKDWLV; encoded by the coding sequence ATGAATTGTAAAGTTAGGATGGGAAGTATTTATTATGAAGATAGGGGCGAAGGTACTCCATTATTAATCCTTCATTCTCTGGGAACAGATCACCGCGCTATGAAGGCTTGGATAGAACCTATTTTCAAAAATATTAATGGGTACCGAAGAATTTACATTGATATTCCTGCACACGGAAATAGTCTTGTTGATGAAAAACTTAGTTCAACAGATGATATTCTTTTGAATATATTAGATTTTATAGATAAAGTATTTCCTAATGAGAACTTTTCTTTAATAGGTTTTTCTTATGGTGGGTATTTAGCTCAAGGGATATTACATTTTAGACAAAAACAAGTAAAGAGTATATGTATGCTAGCTACCGCACTTCATCTAAATGAGAGAACTTTACCTAACAAAGTAATCTTAGAAAAGGATGAAGATATATTTAGTACATTGGAATCGGATATAAAAAGTGCTTTCGAAACTCTGTTTGTTTACCAAACTAAAGAAAACCTCGACTGTTTTTTAAAAGAAATTCAACCTGGACGATTATTAGCTAATAGAGAGTTTTTAACATCAAATTGGAAAGAAAAGGGGTACTTTTTCACTGAAGAACCGTTTCTAGATGTTTCGGAATTTCAGCAACCAGCACTAGTTATTCTTGGTAAACAAGATAATATCTGCGGGTATGAAGATTATGATTTTCTTCTCAACAAGTTTCCTAATTCAACTTTTGTTATCTTAGATAAAGCTGGACATATGCTTACTATTGAAAAACGCAATATTGTACAACAACTAATTAAAGATTGGTTAGTATAA
- a CDS encoding NUDIX hydrolase: MNKSFSRVLIKDSEGNILVVQDRDNLWNFPSGKREADETLLQCAKREVKEEIGVQVNKLYEIHQGTYWFSGIKWTGHFFIANSVSGIPSLNEMDKIMGIRFIKDYEEVEFPEELLESVKYIFEESNFKFESTHWF; the protein is encoded by the coding sequence ATGAACAAATCATTTTCACGTGTGTTGATCAAAGATAGTGAGGGGAATATCTTAGTAGTTCAAGACAGGGATAACTTATGGAATTTTCCTAGCGGGAAAAGAGAAGCAGATGAAACACTACTACAATGTGCAAAACGGGAAGTTAAAGAAGAGATTGGTGTCCAAGTAAACAAACTTTATGAAATACACCAAGGAACATACTGGTTTTCTGGAATTAAATGGACCGGCCATTTCTTTATTGCTAATTCTGTGAGTGGGATACCTTCCTTGAATGAGATGGATAAAATAATGGGAATTCGATTCATAAAGGACTATGAGGAAGTTGAATTTCCAGAAGAGTTATTGGAAAGCGTTAAATACATTTTTGAAGAATCTAATTTCAAGTTTGAATCTACACATTGGTTTTAG
- a CDS encoding histidine phosphatase family protein, translating into MVTLYITRHGETVWNTEKRMQGWLDSDLTEIRKRNALSLGKRLDEVELTAIYTSPSNRTKRTTELIQGVRDIPVYYDESLKEINMGEWEGKTLSSIKEMYPLELDAFWNTPHLYSPVGGETFEQTRKRAIKFLEYIKKKYKSGNILVVTHSVVIKCLFSIFKNTSIENLWDPPNIHDTSLTIVELNQDKYRIVLEGDLSHRETTNVNV; encoded by the coding sequence GTGGTAACTCTCTATATTACCAGGCATGGGGAAACAGTTTGGAACACTGAAAAAAGAATGCAAGGATGGTTGGATTCTGATCTCACCGAAATTAGAAAAAGAAATGCACTAAGCTTAGGAAAGAGACTTGATGAAGTAGAATTAACAGCGATATATACAAGTCCTAGTAATAGGACAAAGAGGACAACTGAATTGATACAAGGAGTAAGAGATATTCCTGTATATTATGATGAGAGTCTTAAGGAAATTAATATGGGAGAATGGGAAGGTAAAACACTTTCATCAATTAAAGAAATGTATCCCTTAGAGTTAGATGCTTTCTGGAATACACCACATCTATATAGTCCTGTTGGAGGAGAAACCTTTGAACAAACACGAAAGAGAGCAATTAAGTTTCTAGAGTATATTAAAAAGAAGTATAAATCAGGAAATATTTTAGTCGTTACACATTCTGTAGTAATCAAATGTTTGTTTTCCATTTTCAAGAACACATCAATTGAAAATTTGTGGGATCCTCCTAATATACACGATACAAGTTTAACGATTGTAGAACTTAATCAAGACAAATATAGAATTGTATTAGAAGGGGATTTATCTCATAGAGAAACCACTAATGTTAATGTGTAG
- a CDS encoding Imm26 family immunity protein, with translation MGRKKKFKVSLGDLFTIPVSQELMCVGQVALKGCTSDVYIIFDYIYKQGDSISKFSNHPILLMVNTVNIKLEDGEWEIIGNAELPKTLTLPNYLTETIGGYAVMDSGGRIIRKATETDIKNLSTLKSVAPIIVEDAVQAKFGKAEWYPYLNNLLYRR, from the coding sequence ATGGGGCGAAAAAAGAAATTCAAAGTTTCTCTTGGTGATTTGTTTACAATACCTGTTAGTCAAGAATTAATGTGTGTTGGACAAGTTGCTTTGAAAGGTTGTACTTCTGATGTGTATATTATTTTTGATTACATATATAAACAAGGCGATTCAATTTCAAAATTTTCAAATCATCCAATCTTATTAATGGTTAATACAGTTAATATAAAACTTGAAGATGGTGAATGGGAAATAATAGGGAATGCAGAATTGCCGAAGACGCTAACATTACCTAATTATCTTACAGAAACCATTGGGGGATATGCAGTAATGGATTCTGGAGGGAGAATAATTAGAAAAGCAACAGAAACCGATATAAAGAATCTATCAACATTGAAATCTGTTGCACCAATTATTGTGGAAGACGCTGTGCAAGCTAAGTTTGGGAAAGCAGAATGGTATCCTTACTTAAACAATCTTTTATATAGGCGATAA
- a CDS encoding GNAT family N-acetyltransferase, which yields MQIISVRENPEYKEKAIKYFQNKWANENSVKVYEDSISNSINTDSPLPIWYLMIDSGKIIGCVGLITNDFISRMDLMPWVCALYIEESSRGKSLGIELLLRAQADAKKIGYNKIYLCTDHIGYYEKYGFTYIGDGYHPWGSKSRIYES from the coding sequence ATGCAAATTATTAGTGTAAGAGAAAATCCAGAGTATAAAGAAAAAGCAATCAAATATTTTCAAAATAAGTGGGCAAATGAAAATAGTGTAAAAGTATATGAGGACAGTATTTCCAACAGTATAAATACCGATAGTCCTCTTCCTATTTGGTATTTAATGATAGACTCCGGTAAGATTATTGGCTGCGTAGGTCTTATCACCAATGATTTTATTAGTCGTATGGATTTAATGCCTTGGGTATGTGCTCTTTATATTGAAGAAAGTTCACGTGGTAAATCGCTAGGTATAGAGCTGCTATTACGTGCTCAAGCTGATGCCAAAAAAATTGGCTACAATAAGATCTATCTTTGTACTGACCACATTGGATACTATGAGAAATATGGATTTACATATATTGGCGATGGATATCATCCTTGGGGAAGTAAGTCGAGAATATACGAATCGTAA
- a CDS encoding DJ-1/PfpI family protein, whose protein sequence is MEKYTGILLYPRFSEYELSVLLSVLHQGGKRTIYIGLDKQVVNGEAGLPCLPEATINNVNIELIDSVVLPGVDDFEHLVNHSELTSFLQKIDDQNRIIGAISSAPYILSMSGVLDDKKYTTGLTSGQRKFLGTFIEENYINSPVVKDGHVITARGSAFIEFAYKFGESLNLKFEKDWYKN, encoded by the coding sequence ATGGAGAAATATACAGGGATATTGCTCTACCCTAGATTTAGTGAGTATGAACTTTCAGTACTTTTATCAGTTTTACACCAAGGTGGGAAACGAACTATTTACATAGGCTTAGATAAACAGGTTGTAAATGGGGAAGCAGGATTACCCTGTCTACCCGAAGCAACAATTAATAATGTTAATATTGAATTAATTGACAGTGTTGTACTTCCTGGAGTCGATGATTTTGAGCATCTAGTTAATCACAGTGAACTTACTTCCTTTTTACAGAAGATTGATGATCAGAATAGAATAATAGGTGCGATTTCTAGTGCCCCATACATTTTATCAATGAGTGGCGTATTAGATGACAAAAAATACACAACAGGTTTAACATCTGGTCAAAGAAAGTTTTTAGGTACTTTCATAGAAGAGAACTATATAAATTCTCCAGTTGTAAAGGATGGACACGTTATAACTGCTCGGGGATCTGCATTTATTGAATTTGCATACAAGTTCGGTGAATCATTGAATCTTAAATTTGAAAAAGATTGGTACAAAAATTAA
- a CDS encoding nucleotidyltransferase domain-containing protein, which produces MICHTIILYGSYNTGNYTQESDVDLICFSDKIDRRNDVELFEGKQLDVWVYNTCEMKNTDQFIRVNKGKILLNDKRVAENFILEIENVFNNGPRKLSEDEKVFLKGWLKKMYKRSNKGDIEGNYRFFWLLKDSLEIYFELKGLWYLGPRKAFSWLKENDKLAYDLFNNALVKDVNQKEIEQLLNYLNKI; this is translated from the coding sequence ATAATTTGTCATACAATTATTTTATATGGTTCTTACAATACAGGGAATTATACACAAGAAAGTGATGTAGATCTTATTTGTTTTTCAGATAAAATAGACCGCAGAAACGATGTGGAGTTGTTTGAAGGAAAGCAATTAGATGTATGGGTTTATAACACTTGCGAAATGAAGAATACAGACCAATTTATACGAGTTAATAAGGGTAAGATACTATTAAATGATAAAAGAGTTGCTGAAAACTTCATTTTAGAGATCGAGAATGTGTTTAATAACGGTCCAAGAAAACTCTCTGAAGATGAAAAGGTATTCTTAAAGGGTTGGCTTAAAAAGATGTATAAAAGGTCTAATAAAGGTGATATTGAAGGTAATTATAGGTTTTTTTGGTTGCTTAAGGACAGCTTAGAAATCTATTTTGAACTCAAAGGATTATGGTATTTAGGTCCCAGAAAAGCATTTAGTTGGCTTAAGGAGAATGATAAGTTAGCATATGACCTCTTCAATAATGCTTTAGTAAAAGATGTAAATCAGAAAGAGATCGAGCAATTACTCAACTATTTGAATAAAATATAA